Below is a genomic region from Streptomyces roseoviridis.
TGCGCGTAGTCGGGATCGTCGCGCAGCGCCGCCAGCTCCGCCATCAGCCCGGTGGTCGCCGGATCGTCGAGGCGCTCGACCATGTAGGCGATGTCCCGGTCCCAGTTGAGCCGGGCGGCCTCGATCTCGCGCGGCGCGTTCATGAACGCCACGTCCAGGCTGCGCAGCAGCCGCGGCGCGTCCTCCTCGGGGATCCCGAGGATCCGGCAGTGCAGGCCCGCCGAGTACGGGTCGGCGAACGAGCCCCGCAGCTCACCGGGCGCCCCCTCGGCGGCCATGGCGTCCACCAGGGCGCCCGCCCGTGCGCGCAGCCACTCCTCGAGGCCGGGCGCCTTCGGGTTGATGGCCTTCATCACCGCCTTGCGCAGCCCCGCGCCCGTGATGTTGCCCATGTTGTTCACCACGTGCGGCGGGATCGTCAGCGCGTACTGCCGCGGAACCCCCGGCGCCGAGGTGTCCTTCAGGCTGAACCGCGGGTCGTCGAGCACCTGGCGGCACAGCTCGTACGAGGAGACCAGCCAGGCCTCCGCCCCGGCGATGGTCCGCACCTTCCGCACGGGCTCGGCCCGCAGCTCCTCGATCTCGGCGGGCAGCCGGGTGCCGTTCCAGTCGAAGGGGAACGCCGGCAGGTCGACGGTGGGACGGGTCATCGCGCATCTCCTTCGGCGGACGGGACGGGGGTGAGGATGCCGTGCCCCTGATTGCGCGAGGCCCGCAGCCCGGACCCCCGGGCGTACAGCAGGTCGGCCAACGGCAGTGCCTGGTGGTAGCAGTTGAGCGAGGACGGCACCCCGAGGATCGCGGGCGTGTCCAGGAACAGCGGCACCTCGGCGCAGATGTACGCCCGGCACACCTGCCGCTGCCGCTCGCTGATCTCCTGCCCCGGCGTCAGTTTCCCGGCCAGGAAGATCCCGGCGAGGGCGTCACACGTCTCCCGCACCACCGGGTCGCCGGCCACCGCCGCCACCACCCGCCGGTGCAGCTCCTGGTACGCGGGCACCGCCCCGAACTCCGACATCCCCCGGGCCCGCACCCGGACGCCCGTCGGATCGGTCTCGGCGACGGCCGCGCCGACCTTCGCCCGTACTCCTCGCAGGTTCTTCACGGCCTTGCGCCGCGCTTCGTCGGCCCCGTAGCCGAGGGCCTCGTACATGTCGGCGACATGCAGATCGGTGTAGACGAGATCGACCCGATCGAAGTGGTCCAGCCCCCAGCGCGCCAGATCGCGCAGCCGTTGGGCGGTGAAATAGCTGTTTCCCGGTGAGACGCCGATGACCACGTGTGCGCCCTCTTCGGCGATGACACGGCAGTGGTCGGTGTACGGCTGAAGTCGGAGCGTCTCGGCAGGGGCATATGCCGCCTGAGTCACGTTCGGATGTCCTCATCGCGCCAACTAGTCCCAGCGGAGCCCTGTGCTCCGGGTGTGGCGGCCGCGACGACCCCACGCTATCGACCAGTTGCGGAGCGTGAGACTCCTACTCAAGGGTACAGCTGAGAGTTCGTCAGTCGTTCACCTGTTCGTCACCTTGCGTATTCCCGTCACGGAAACGGCGAGGCCCGCCGCCCCCGGGAGGGGGCGACGGGCCTCGGCGGATCCGGTTGGCGAGCTCCGGCTTAGAGGTCGAAGTACAGCTCGAACTCGTGCGGGTGCGGACGCAGCTGGATCGGCGCGATCTCGTGGGTGCGCTTGTAGTCGATCCA
It encodes:
- a CDS encoding cytochrome P450, producing MTRPTVDLPAFPFDWNGTRLPAEIEELRAEPVRKVRTIAGAEAWLVSSYELCRQVLDDPRFSLKDTSAPGVPRQYALTIPPHVVNNMGNITGAGLRKAVMKAINPKAPGLEEWLRARAGALVDAMAAEGAPGELRGSFADPYSAGLHCRILGIPEEDAPRLLRSLDVAFMNAPREIEAARLNWDRDIAYMVERLDDPATTGLMAELAALRDDPDYAHVTDEMLATVGVTLFGAGVISTAGFLTMALVSVLTRQDVREALTGGGGVAGAMDELLRVNLSIGDGLPRLALEDVWLGDVLVRAGELVLVLVEAANHDPDRFPDPLAFRPDRENASDHLSFGGGGHYCPATALGKRHAEIALETLLERLPALRLAVPVEQLVWRTNFMKRLPERLPAAW
- a CDS encoding tRNA-dependent cyclodipeptide synthase, which codes for MTQAAYAPAETLRLQPYTDHCRVIAEEGAHVVIGVSPGNSYFTAQRLRDLARWGLDHFDRVDLVYTDLHVADMYEALGYGADEARRKAVKNLRGVRAKVGAAVAETDPTGVRVRARGMSEFGAVPAYQELHRRVVAAVAGDPVVRETCDALAGIFLAGKLTPGQEISERQRQVCRAYICAEVPLFLDTPAILGVPSSLNCYHQALPLADLLYARGSGLRASRNQGHGILTPVPSAEGDAR